The genomic segment GCACTGACTCCTTCGACCACGTAGAGATTTCTTTTCAACCACTTCTTCAATTTTAGATAAAGACTGTTCAATCATTTCAGGGTTTTTTTCTTCTGCGTCTTGAAGGGCTTCTGATTCTAGCGGACTTTCTTCAATGTCTTCAACTTTTTCTTTTGTGTTGTCGATGTGAGGTATTGTGGACTCAAACCAGCTTTTTACTTTTGACTCTGTTTCAACAGTGGGGCCAAGCAACATGATGGAATTACAAGACAACTGTGAAGGCGTCACCAAATTCTCCTTCTCCTCTGTGCTTGGATTTTCTATGGACTCTGGCGTGTTAATGGAAGATAATGCTTCTGAACCTCTAGTCGGTTTCATAATTGATTCATCGTAAATGAAAGATTTTCTTTCCGAAAAGTCACATAGTGAAGAATAATCTTCTGGTTCCAGATTGGATTCTTTTTGGGATGGTAGATCGGGTATGTCATGGAAGTCTTCTTCAGTGTAACAATCCCTTGTGTCTTCCAGCCACTTTTCACTGTCTTCTTTGTTATCTTCTGGATAAGCCATTTCTTCGGCACCCTCTTTGTTGAACTCTTCTCCGGAGTCATTTTCCAGGGGTGTCTCCATATCAGGGACATCAAGTTGACTACCAACTTTACTTTCCTTGCATTGAAACAAACCTTTTTGGAGATCTGAAGAATGAAGGGTTAACTCAATTTCTTTCCACCGAAGGCAAGTCTCGGTCATGTTTTTATCTGGCCAGTCAAAGGGATCagaattttttgcacaatttgtGTTTGCAACTGTATTTGAATAACTGGTGTAGCTGGCACTAGATGTCACAGGCTCAACATTCTTCTCATTGCCCAAAATGACCGTATTTCCTGTGTTTTCTTCTGCAACTTTTTTATTGGGTGATTGAAATTCCTTCTTCTCATAATAGTTGTTGAACTCATCGTGGTTCCTCAGAGGAGTTTTTTCTGATGCTCCTTTCTTCAAAGCTTGCGAAAACAACTGAACGTTCTCCTGATCTGGCCATGTGTTTTTCACCACTGGTTCCACACAAGTGTGATTTTCTAAGTTGAATGGGGATTTGGGTGAATTATTATCCAATTCCGGAGAATCGACCCAAGCCTTTTCTGCTTTCTCATTATCAATAGCGTCTTGCAGAGCGATAATTTCTGTAGACAACTCCTCCTGGGATAGAGCATTAACCAGTAAGTGTGGGCATTCTCTCTCACTGCtcaccagttttgcaaaagtctCCAAGGGAAGGTTGGCATGTATGCTCTGAAAGGAATCATCTGACTTGGTAGACATGTTGTcaggtgatgtcacagaacacgtGGAGATAGATTCTGGCTTCATTTTGGTACTGTTGGCCCTGGCCGGGCTTCGTCCTGGACCACAATACAAGTAATTTCTCTCTATCTGGTCATCAGAACCACTAAGATAGTCTGTATCTTGAACCTCGGCATGGACAGACTGTGGGGTACCAAGGGTTTCTGAAAGAGGTGTTCCCATTGGTTCGGATGAATAAGCACTACTCTCTGAACTACAATGCTGTCCTTTCATTTGCTCGGGAGTCCTGGGAGATGTCTTAATGGCCTTCTTCTGGGGAATTCCGGACTTAGTCATAAGTAGTTGCTGAACGGTTGTTGAGATGTTCTCCACTTGAGAGGTAAGGGCTGTAAGGCTTTGCAAACTGAGGTCAGACAACAAGGTCTCTGGAATTTTATCATTCTGCAAGGTTTTTGTTTGAGACTCTGGACTGGAGGTGCCTGTAGGTGAAGGATTTAGGAGAGGCATGTAGTGGCTGTGATCAGAAATACCCATAGGGAATGTATTAGTGTTATGCTGTTGCTGGTTGTACTGATAGTTCTCTATGTTTGGCATTAGTGGAGAAGGGGTGGAACTATAGGATGGGGATCTGCCCACAGAGCGGGCTGGAGAATGGCTGGCACTTGGACTGAATGTTTGATAATACTGTTCTGGAGTTCTGCTTGGAGTCTCAGGTTGACAATACGCTTGGCTTTGTTGGCTGTAATGTTGCCCATGGAACTTGGCCATGTTCTGGTAGTGCAAAGTTTCCTGTGTATGGTGGCGCTGTGTTTGCTCAAAGGAAGCCATTCTAGATGACTGGTAGCCATGCATGGGCTGCACCCGTTGGTTGGCAGTAGCCATAGCACGTTCGTGAGAAGGGTTAGAAGGGGATGTGCAACTTTTGAAGGAATGAGATACAGGGCTACTACCTGGCACAGAGGAGTATGTGGAAGTGGGGAAACTCTGGTTGAAGTGGGATGACTGGGTAAAAGGCAGGGGGGAAGATGGGACGTCATTCTGCACCTTCTGCCGTGGAAGCTTCGTGTAAGGAAGATTTGGTTGCTGGGGGTGGTGTAGAGAGTGGGAACGGAACTGTATCTGTCCAGTTGGATCTTGATATCCCCTGTTTTCTGCAGGGGTCTTCTTAATTACGTTTTCCTCATATTTTGCCCCACCTAAAGCCTGAGATTGCCCCCAGTTTTGCATCCCATCTTCTCCGGAATACTGTGCAGGGTACACGTTGCCCTCAGGGAAACTAGCAAAAGAGACCCTGCCTTGAAGCTGTTGGACATTCATGTGCTTGTCACCACGGGGGTATTTCTCCCCAGTATTGTTCTCGAAACCTTGATAGGACGTCTGGGCATAGTACCCTTTGGTCATCTGTCTCTGACGCACACAGTTGAGCCCCGGGTGACTTTGATGCCTGTAATTCTCCAGGCGTGAGGAATCCTGTGAAGATGGTTGGTAGTTCTGCTGGTTGCCGTGGAAACCACACCTTTCCCGAAAAGACTGCATGACTTGCTCTTGTTATCTGTAGAAAAAAACAGAACAGGAGAGATTCAGATATGAGGCTTTTACCTTCGACCACACTAATCCTACAACCCTGTCACTGCCGGCTTATGGACCACTCTTCAAAATTACAGGAATTCCTCAAATTCAACCCAAAGCTGCAATTTCCTGTCACAAAAGCTGAGGTGCATTcaccctagacagcttatccatTCACACCTTATAAGTGAAAGATGCCTCAGCTGGTTCTTATATAACAGATAGGCTCATACTGGTACCAGTTTCCACTTCACCTACACACAGTTGTCTGAGCCCGATAATTTTGGTTGGACAAGACAACTGTCTAATGTGTTTATGGGTCCTCCAGACAATCCCTGACAGATAATTTTGGGGGAGAGAAGGATCGAGTATATTGGATAGGTAGGTAAGATGCCAccagtggtaccaggcagaagcttTATCCCTTCTTTCTATTCAGATATATATGCATACTCAACCGGGATAGGTAGTCAAAGACACTGAAATCGACAAGGGTTGATGGTGATAACTTTCTTCCCTCTCTACATTCACAGCGCATGAATGCTTGTGGGAGATACGCTTGGCCAACTGCTATCGAAGGTGTAATCCTTAAATCGTCAACAGCTATTGGCCAAACGTTCCCTCTAGAAGTTTTAGGCACAAAATAGGGGCAGAGTTGTAAAGTCACATCACTGACAATCCACCAGTAAACAGTCACTCCCATATTGTGTCTCACAAAAGGTCCACCACATGCCAACTTTGTAGCCAATGTTGAGCGCACGAGTTGCATTACAACTACAAAGTCCCACTATACTGACATACGGACATATACAAACCGCCTTTACCGGATGAGAAACCTGATCGCATCAGGCACAAAGTCTGCACACGTTCCCCAGCGTGTCTGCGGACGTGCCCACCACGCCGGCACCTGTGCCCCTCATTAGCTAAGGTTACCCGGTACTTTTCAATTGAGCTTGCACCAGCAGGACGGACCGTCCTCCCTCCCCCATGTAGTCAGCTGGTTCCCTCCCGGTGATTTGTGCAGGGGAAGATCAGCAACATTTTACATGATCTATGTTTGAAGCTGCACAGAAGGTGCTTTGGTGGAGCCAGACGCTGCATACAAATGAAATGTAGAGGAGTGCGAGCCATTCCTGCTGCTGCAATGCTGCCAATATCACAAGGTGCAGGATGGATTCCAGGCAGCCGCTTATTAGCGCTTAACCCCTTCTCcgccacaagggggggggggcataaggtTCCTCGACAGgtcgaaacatttttttttttaaaacctactCTACAGGGTGTCTTTTaattcctcccccctccccccaggtctgggattttttttatgtgaaagaggggggggtatGGGGGGTGTAGGTAGGGAGGAGGAGACGCCGGAGTCAGAAGCGATCAATTAATATCCAAGCTCTATAAAAATCTATCTGCACcggagtaaaaaataaatataaaaaaataaaaaggcgaGAAGCACTCACAGTCAGGATCCGAAGGCAATCCTTTCACCGTCGCTGTGTGAGATTTCAGCGGTGGAATGGAACTGGAAATTAGCTATTGTGCGATGCTACGGGAGAGGGGGGACGGTGGCGATGCGGCACGGGGTAGGGGGTTCATATGTTGCAGTGTGACTTGTATATGCATAACACTCGGTGTGCACAAAAAGAAAGCGGAAAAGGCCTATGAATATCTTTGGTTAACATGTTCATGTCTGGAGAGGTAGAAATAATATAGGAATATTTTCTCCTACGATGAGTATTTTTGATTATTTGCCTTTTTCTGGATCTACACAGCAGGATGATAGATTGAACAAGGTAGCCAGGTTTTTGTTATATATTAGTCTAATATACCTTCAACTATCGTGGCGGCAGGCAGCCATCATTTGTTTACATGCGCTCCTGGCAGGATTGATTGGTCATACGGATACGTACAGGGAACGTGTGTAAACAAACATTGCCGCCGCATCCAGGATTGGAAATTTAACCCTCTGCGGGTCACATAGCGAGACATATAGAGGTAGATCTGAATATTATTACTGTGCTTTAAGAATATGATGAAAATGTTTTGGTAttgcgccattttttttttgttgttgaacgAATATGATGTGTATAAGTGGGGAGAAGGACGGTATGTATCAGGCGGCAGAATGAAAGCGTCCTCGCCATCAATGGGTCCCGACGAGAGTCTCTGTGTTTGAGGCATTGTGTGCGAGTAAACATCTGTGCGTTTCGGGTGGAGGAGGGGGGACGAAGGGCGCGCAGTCTGAGTCCCCGGTAATTGCCTTCTGCTGCAGGCGGATCTGGTGGTGAAACGGTGAGCGTCTGAGCAGACGAGATCTGGCTGAGTGGAGCTGACACACTTTTACCCATGTAGCATCCTCTGCCCTGGGGTCTGTAACTCCCACACCTGCTTGTGGCAGAAGAATCAGAGCAGAGAGTGAGAGGAAGCACAGACAAGCGCCTCTCCGCCTGAGGTTACCTGCTGATACAGGGAAAAGGAGATGAGACGTAGAGAATTAGCgctctgtgcctcctgccgaccTCCGTAAAATACAGTCCGCAGAGGAAAATGACCAGGGGAGGGCCTCTAAACCGCTGCACGCTGCAATATCTATTCCGaagaaatgtagcagagctggattgGTTTCAGACACGTGTAATTTGGCGTTTCGCATCAAACGTACACATGTCCCGAAAAGAAAGAATCGTACATATGTAAGGCTACCatgcacactgaggaatttccttgctgaatttACTCAcaaaggagattcatcaaaacttgtgcagaggaaaagtcgaccagttgcccgtagcaaccaatcagatcgctgctttcatttttgaaaaggcctgtgaaaaatgatagaagcgatctgattggttggtatgggcaactgggcaactttttctccgcACATGtgatggcggggtgtgtggtgcagggcagatggcattaaccccttgtattcgtgacgccagggtgtggtttagcctaaaaccacccgaaggtataccgttgtatcctgggctaggcatgggggggaataaagactctgacgccaagttggTGGAATCAAATTCTGTATCGGAAGTTCCGCTATGGAAGTTCCATCGTGTGAACAGAGCAATAAAATGAAATCAGTGTTTTCCACacagtgggggatatttatcaaaacctgtgcaggggaaacattgaccagttgcccatagcaaccagtcaggtcgctgctttcatttttaacaaggcctctgaaaaatgaaagaattgatctgattggttgctatgggcaactggtcaactttttctctgcacaagtttttataaatctgcccagctgttgcaaaactacaactcccagcatggccagacagaccaatttttttttctcgatTTCCTTAAGCTTTGGTCATTAGATCAGTGGtttctaaacagtgtgtctccagctgttgcaaaattataaactcccagcatgcccggacagcccttggctgtccgggcatgctgggagttgtaattttgcaacagctgggggcacactatttggaaacaCGGCATTAGATGCTTGGTCAGACTAGGCAGATGCAAAAATCCAGATGTATTAGGGTAAGTTTACATTACGGAATATTTCCAGACAGAGATTTTGTCTGCTAGGACCGCCCAGACATGCGCCATTTACATAGACATGTCaacatgatgatttttttttgggAGAGTCCGGAACCTGAATTTCCGGGGCAGAATTTTTTGGCacggaaattcagcagtgtgcatagtgtagcagaatcccactgaaaacaatgggaggctgctgtaaTGGGAGTCTGAGGGTAGGTGTGAACGTACGCTCACGCTCATCTGAAACCAGCCTAAGCGCTCATTCACACTTCAGtatagtgtgttttttttattgataccatttttcttaataaaaaaaaatgtataaaaacattGTTAATATATTCAAAtgattttatcaattttttttgttatatatttttttcccaacCTGCAGCATGTTCCAATGGATCTGTATTGGTATTGATTTAGCCCCAAATAACTTAatggattaaataaaaaaaaatgcattttctgttttgtttcatttttttatagccatatttcaggaaaaattagcaaAACAGCATGAAAAACTTCCCTTCAATGAAAAAAAGGAACAAATATGAAAAAAGGAAAGTAAAACAAAGTATACAACTAAATAACAATAAAACGCAATAAAAACCGATACAAGACTGACTCCCAAAGAATGAGCACATTCTAAAAAAGAATATCTGTATCTCACAACATTTGTtcagattcttaaaggggttctcaagtgaaaaacttttttttttttttttttttttttaataaactggtgccagaaagttaaacagatttgtaaattacttctattaaaaaatcttaatccttccagtacttattagctgctgaatactacagtggaaattattttccatttgaaacacagagctctctgctgacatcatgagcacagtgctctctgctgacatctctgtccattttaggaactgtaggagaataggagaaaatccccgtagcaaacatatgctgctctggacagttcctaaaatggacagagatgtcagcagagagcactgtggtcatgatgtcagcagagagcaccgtgtttcaaaaagaaaagaatttccgctgtagtattcagcagctaataagtactggaaagattaagatttttttaatagaagtaatttacaaacccgtttaactttctggtaccagttaataaaaa from the Hyla sarda isolate aHylSar1 chromosome 8, aHylSar1.hap1, whole genome shotgun sequence genome contains:
- the RAI1 gene encoding retinoic acid-induced protein 1 translates to MQSFRERCGFHGNQQNYQPSSQDSSRLENYRHQSHPGLNCVRQRQMTKGYYAQTSYQGFENNTGEKYPRGDKHMNVQQLQGRVSFASFPEGNVYPAQYSGEDGMQNWGQSQALGGAKYEENVIKKTPAENRGYQDPTGQIQFRSHSLHHPQQPNLPYTKLPRQKVQNDVPSSPLPFTQSSHFNQSFPTSTYSSVPGSSPVSHSFKSCTSPSNPSHERAMATANQRVQPMHGYQSSRMASFEQTQRHHTQETLHYQNMAKFHGQHYSQQSQAYCQPETPSRTPEQYYQTFSPSASHSPARSVGRSPSYSSTPSPLMPNIENYQYNQQQHNTNTFPMGISDHSHYMPLLNPSPTGTSSPESQTKTLQNDKIPETLLSDLSLQSLTALTSQVENISTTVQQLLMTKSGIPQKKAIKTSPRTPEQMKGQHCSSESSAYSSEPMGTPLSETLGTPQSVHAEVQDTDYLSGSDDQIERNYLYCGPGRSPARANSTKMKPESISTCSVTSPDNMSTKSDDSFQSIHANLPLETFAKLVSSERECPHLLVNALSQEELSTEIIALQDAIDNEKAEKAWVDSPELDNNSPKSPFNLENHTCVEPVVKNTWPDQENVQLFSQALKKGASEKTPLRNHDEFNNYYEKKEFQSPNKKVAEENTGNTVILGNEKNVEPVTSSASYTSYSNTVANTNCAKNSDPFDWPDKNMTETCLRWKEIELTLHSSDLQKGLFQCKESKVGSQLDVPDMETPLENDSGEEFNKEGAEEMAYPEDNKEDSEKWLEDTRDCYTEEDFHDIPDLPSQKESNLEPEDYSSLCDFSERKSFIYDESIMKPTRGSEALSSINTPESIENPSTEEKENLVTPSQLSCNSIMLLGPTVETESKVKSWFESTIPHIDNTKEKVEDIEESPLESEALQDAEEKNPEMIEQSLSKIEEVVEKKSLRGRRSQCRTAETSEPNAPVQTPTEPNSKAETEDDKGQTESVNEVAAIVKSPVTEVTTARMCTRSSTAKVEPKGCGTGIKTPPQEKMTKKGGFGEKERAPYKTGKRGGKNALKMEPASNDENVFLLQNTSPTILSGTQKSKENGFSILKDERSMILRSRSKKQELFPAKRRRGKKGMNFVLKKRSSLKKIIANNCSPADTFQNMPKVRKRMKLTNAAVGINVKNSERPLHSLKRKSNLISPVPAKKRNLIIRSKKTKEQKAETPPNLFKKIKPVKVKKEKVKLSIATKKNCKVILSAPSVRISQDVCLKVTSRTSYHGPIKTKVLPPRKGRGLKMEAIVQKITSPNQKKQGAAMALAMNALASNITSGAQGREIKDGTLVTTDAKTKTMAQDLTRIKSSKPETDPHNGTCQGSSNKTLKGKPFNKRKTAPNSLNVVAGLHNVAKREVNCPGSKKIISVPKKKFRRGRSKSSPGTSKATVKKLLGSSPSVLLTSKDKALSDNVLLPSKFRSSECKQTGPKECSNLPDTSGEPLSQTRARKKSKYPAFNGYTKRQRKCAPRGRSTSQTPGSKQRSKRQNVPLVTPKEPEIKLKYVSSKPPRAESRVRLFSPYIQVAKKNSFTTTCTVVNSAGDEMRLLKERSAVHCSSPSVTFSNQGSIPISSRMQLGPLVCKSVSSGCLLCCLCRCPANYKDLGDLCGPYYPMDCLPNKKPRPKDKLKTEDTSTEKSSKMVDSLCTTGSGRTSCTDSAATEVVKHNNLRSSARGMLRKLPSCYCCNKKAEGTDTEKPRRHHCSKNSEPHSLEAETQEHWVHEACAVWTSGIYLVAGKLYGVHEAIQMAASGLCPRCQKPGATVGCNHKGCTQTYHYTCATEAGCLLNEENFSLRCPKHKRHLV